From Geotalea uraniireducens Rf4:
ACTATTGCGCAGATCTTCGTGGTGCCGATGTCGAGTCCTACAATCAGATTATCCCTTTTAGCGGACATACCCCCCCCTTTTCTTCTCTAAGGAACTGTAAACAAATAACATGGGCAATTTACAGCTCCTAAGCCTTTTTCACTATTATCTTGTCGCTGTAATCAAGGTCAATGTATTCAAGAGCCGACATCTGCGGTTGCAGATCCCGGTAGATTCTGGCAAGACGGCTAAGTTTTTCGCTGAAACCGCCGTTGCCCAGCTTCACCGGCACCCCGCCCGAGGCGGTAAAGATGGTAAAGCCGTAACCTTTATCGAAGTGTATCTCTGAAACATCATCCAGCCTGAAATCCGTCCGCGACTTCAGTTGCGCAATCAGCTCCAGCGTCGTCTTCAGCGTCGCCTTGGAACCTGACGGGTCTTTGGCAATATCCTCTTCGGTTATGCCGGTAAGCACGGGATAATCGAGCCGATCCCCTTCGGTAAGGGGCTTGAACAATTCTCCCTTGTTGTCCAGGTAGTAGAGATACCCCATGTTGACCACCGCCACCGGCTCACGCTCCGCCACCTCGATGGTAAGTGTGCCGGGGAAATATC
This genomic window contains:
- a CDS encoding cell division protein FtsQ/DivIB; this encodes MRDLHKKKQRPTSQNRLKKPPKPRKPINFRSIFRKSAKVVCGAALVSLTGFVGYEMYRLIARTTFLRLERIEVSNLKKLSRQEVVALAGVKEGDAMLALRLKSIGEQIAKNPWIAQVKVRRYFPGTLTIEVAEREPVAVVNMGYLYYLDNKGELFKPLTEGDRLDYPVLTGITEEDIAKDPSGSKATLKTTLELIAQLKSRTDFRLDDVSEIHFDKGYGFTIFTASGGVPVKLGNGGFSEKLSRLARIYRDLQPQMSALEYIDLDYSDKIIVKKA